The sequence AGTAGAAAGCTTTTACCATAAAGATGAGAATGCAAAGAACCATAGCAGATATACTCATAAACCAGCAGTCTCTTCCCATCCTCCACACATAGTCCAATGAGCATTACAACATTCCTATGTTGTGCACAGCTTAAGACCTCAACTTCAGAGCAAAACTCTTTATCACCTTGTGTGCTAGCAATCTTATACTGTTTCACAGCAATGATTTGACCATCTGGTAAAGTTCCTCTGTGAACAGAACCAAACCCACCTTCAGCCAAGAAACTCCCTTTAGAGAAACCCTTTGTTGCTGTCTCCAGCTCTCCATAAGTGAACCATCTCAGAGGGTTTCCGAATTTAGGTGCCTTGTGTTGACATATGGAACATAGTGGAGGAGGTCCAGGAGCTGGCTTTCTTGATAAGGAAACCACTTCCCTCACGCTTTTATTTAAGCATGTATCCGGTTTACGGACATCAGGTTCTTTCTTGGATGAACCGAGTCTTAGAACCGAAGCAAATCTTGATTTTCTTGGAGTTTCTGTATGAGGTATTGTCAGATCACCACTGGGACTCAGGATATTAGATATTTTCACAGGATGGGAAGATGAGGAGGAGGCCATTGATATAGGACTCCAGTTTTCTCCATTTGAGTCAGTATCAGATTCAAAGAAACTCTTGTTTCCATCACTGACCCATGGGTTAAGGCCTTCAAAGACTTGAGAAGCAAGAAACGGTGAAGCTCCTGCATCAGAGCTAGATATTGATGAAGTCCCCATATCAGAACCTTCTTGGTCTGGACTGCTAGCTGGAGTCACAAAGGGTTCCCTCAGCTTTCTTCCAGGTCTTGAGCTTCTCCGGGAGAGGATAGACTTTGTGGTTAGCCTGGAAATAGCTTCTAGATGCTCTGTATCTGCATTCTTCACCAAGTTGAGACGAATAACCTTTGGTTGTGACTTCTTGATTACAACAAGATTGCACTCAAGTTGGTCAATACAGCATTTTTTCTCATACTTCAGTCCCCTGCTTACATATTTTCACAGGCAAAAAGTAAATCACAATTCGAAAAGCAATACATTTAGAACACAACGCATAATATGTTATAGTCTTCACCTGTCTAAAACCACCCAGTTTGATTTGGATTTCTTGGCTTCAGTAGCAATGACTCCATCAGGTGAAGCAAAAACAATTTTGATTCTGACGTTTATCTGAATCAAgattaataaaaaacatatgaaaCTATTAATGGATTCTTAACCAAGAATtagactgtttttttttttgttgaaatctACATGAAATAAGTGAGTCATTTACCTTGTCTGCATCATAAACATTTTGTAACTGGAACATCATCTGAGAAACAGACTCATGAATATCATCTTTTTGGTCTGAATTAGTTCCAGCAAGAAATCTTCCATGTCCTAATGCACAATTGGTGGTTAGTCTCGAAAACCCCCAAATATTTTTACCTGAAAGACCATTACAAGAAGATTAAATATTTAACTTAAGAATCAATATAAGCCAGACAGAACAAGTGGCACTAAAGAGACAAAGTTTGTCACCACTCAAAGAACAAGAAGCTGCCAAAGCAACAAGATTGTGATTTAAAGATAAAGAagggaagagaaagagaaaaagatgaGTACTTGTGTAATTGGAaggaacaacaacaagaagcctGATTCGATCTCCAGGTTGAACAACATGAGTCAAAGTCCATAGAAGAGCTGCTTTTGAGGTTTCCTTTGAAGCTCTAACAGCTACCATTACTTTCTTCCCCACTACTACACTTCTCTCTTTACAACCCTTATGCTTCATTCTCAAGACTAAGATATTCACAAACAAAGAAACTGAAAGGAACCCTAAACCTCCCCAAACTTCTTGTTCTTCGACCTTTGCAATTACACACACTTTTAGCACTTCCCACTTAATCTAAACCCTTCTTTTTTCCTGGAATGAGAAACTGGAAGTGTCACGCAAGCCAAGATGCTTTGAGAAGTGAagctcaaaaataaaataaaaaagtcaaGAAACTTACGCGTGTGTGAGTGTGTATAAGTGTGTGAGATTCAGTGTCCCTAAAAACTATACTTTATGTAGAGAAACCCAAGAATAACATATGCACAAAACACAACAGCACAAGAACCCACACTTTCTCTTAATAGAACCAAACTCTAAATTATATCTCTTTCACTCACattctctatctctctttcaAAGCATTGGTTGGGTTTAGTTAGAAGACTTTAAGCTCCATGAAAATGGTGTGAGCATTGCGTTACTATAGAAAACAAGAAAACTCTACTCATCTTTTGTTGGTTGGTGGGCCCAAAAGATGGACGATGTAAGTCAGATTTTGGATTTTCAACACTCTTTTCTTCTACAAGATCAGAGGAAGTTGGTAAGAGAAGAAATGAAATGTCCAAAAggatgatttaaaaataaaaaatctaagtAAAAAGGACAAATTAGAAGTATTTTGGAttccttcttcatctttctttattTTGCCACTGCAATTTTATTCCAGAAAGGACAAAATCGAATAAAGAAAGATTCACAAAGGACTCTGCTTTattctaattaataataaagagAGTAAAAAGAATCCAAAGGATAATCCTTAAGTCATTATCACActttttttcttgaatttttaAAGATAAGACCGTTTGTTTCTTCATTGTCAAGTTATGGCCAAGTTTTCATCCTTTATGATAAAGAACATCGTAGACTCGATTCTCGTCATTCATTCAAAAGATTATAATGAGAAAAGTAAAAGATGATTGATTATCATTATGGAGTTGAACGTTGCACTTGCAtgcttttcatatatgttgctTTATATATTTCAGTGGAGAAAGTGAGAAAAGTAAGTatggtaaagaaaaaaaagtatggTAAAGAtgatttttactttattaaaacatGATAAGGTGCTTCAATAAATCAACTCTAGTGATGTAATCGAATATATCATGTCATGTATCTTATCACTAGAaatgaataaatattttgtgatttatttaaattaatatatatatatatatactgataaTACTGTTACAAAAGTGAAATAATGGCAGCATGAAAGTAGACtaaccaataaaatatatgttttttcatgTTATAATTAAAGAAGAAGTCATTCACTTAACTCATAATTTATTGTCACCAGGTTGATTGTAAATGAATTCGGCTATGGCGACAAGATAGAAGATTACAAGCAGACTAAACATGGTGTCCGTCTTGTGTTTTCCTCTCAAACCCTTTAGGATCCTATGATATCCACAGTTGAGTTAAGGGAACTGATCATGGATTAgttggaagaaaaaaaactaagctCTGGTCATTTGCATTGGTCAACTTCTATTAGAAATTGTCACGTTTAGACCTAACTAGACCATTCTGTCTTATTGTGTACATTACAAGTTAAAATGAGTTTGATTTCAGTCTTATCTATATActatacaaaatttattataaaagttgaTCTCTGTGTTGTGTGATGTTTGTTGCTAAACTGGAACTTCATACACAGATTCTGATAGGACAGATAAAGAGTCCATGACATTCCCTGATCAATTTTATACGGGTCTTTATGAGCTTGGTTAGGAATGGGTGAAGACCAAGGTCGAGAGATTGTTCTTGATGCATATGTAGGACATTCTAAATGCGTTAGATCTAGACTCCATgaatatggatgatctggtgatCTTTTGCGCTATATGTCAACTGGATTAACAACAATAAGCAGGCTCTATTTGAGGACATATTCTGGAAACAAGTCTTGATCAATTAAGTATAGATGGGCCCAGGTTTATATTTTCTCCTTTGAGTTATGCTAAAGAAAGTATACAACTGTGATGCTACTCACGTGATTGTTTCTATACCTCACTGTGATTATCAGATTAGAACTAAGAGCGAAGCTGAGGCAGCAGAAGCAATGCTTTTGTGCGCATATGACTACAGCTTGGAACAAAGTAAATAACGGAAGCGACGCCATCTTTGATATACAATACAATACACATTTATTATTGAAAAATGGATTACATAATATGCAGAGTCCATTCACAAAACAGTTGTTCAATGttacaacaacaaaacattttacatatacaaaaaaaatgaagtaaTGAAACAACATTTGTCGCTTCTTAACAAAAGAATTGCTGTCAAGTGGCTGACTACAAAAGAATGTGTTATAAGGATGGCTTGATGAATGTTCCTTCTTCCTCTTTTCCTCAAATCTCCTTAGTGTTTGTTCTATATATGTACAAAAGCCCTAAGATTCTCCCTCAGTGAAACTAGAACCAACGAATAAGTAGTTGCGCACACACACACTTAAGCCGAGAGTCGAGTTTTGATAGGCTTAAGCTTTAATCCCATGCTTTCAGGAGAGAGAAGCTGTGAAATGCAACAAGGGGCTAAGAGGACTTCCTTCAGGGCTCGCTGCGAAACAAGATCGATGGTCTATATAATCCATAACCCATAAAAAAATGCTGGTTCCATAGGCCATTCTTAACTAAGCCTCTAATCTCATTAAGTTGGACACAGTTATTACATTTACAGCTGGCCAGGTAAAAAAACACAGGGGCGTTCCGAGAAtcgaactcgggacctctcgcacccaaagcgagaatcataccactagaccaaacgcCCATATTGATTGATAAcctatacatatatttatttattaagccACTAACTTTTAACCAACAATGTTGGTCTGGACCTAGCATTATGCCACTGGAAAATCATTGGAGCAATTGCATTCCATATATTTCCTGTACAGTAATAAAACCCGATAAACTGGATTATTATTCacttcagcaaaaaaaaaaaaaaaagacaaaaactaATTAACTACTCTTACCTGCTGCACCAGTAACCAAGAGCCCTAATAGGTTCTTTCTCAATATTTAACAGATTGCACATATATATTTACCATTTTCCAAGACAAAGCAACACAAAACAATAGAACCAAAGTTTTCTGAATTACAAAAGTATAATCAACTTCTCAATTCCATTTTGTTTTACGAGTAAAATATATAACCAAGCTACGaaacaagaagagaaaaaatAGTTCTATGAAAAGCTTATAAGAGGACATAACCTGATACTTACAAAACTTTGTCTTACCCAAGTCATACAAAAAAACATGGCATATGTGGAATGaacatttttctttgttttgttttgaaagttCAGTTCACTAATACAAAGATAGACAATCCGGTTTGTCTTTGACTCGGTTACATTTTAATTAGGCCTTTTATGGGCTCTAAAATTGCGACGCTAATGACACAACAAGTAAGCCCACTAAAGCCCAAATAAATCATCTAGGTTTAATTTAGtgttgcatatatatatgcttacTTCTCCGCCGTCGACGCCTTCTGTTCTCTCGACGTTCTTCAAGCCCAAAGGTACTCTCTCTTTCCCTCTTCGTAGCTCGTTCTTGGACAGATCTGTGTAGCTTCTAGTAAGTGTTCTTTGGTTATGGATAAACGCAGGTAAGAGTAGGACACAGAAAAAGAGAAGATGTCTGAGAAAAAGGGAAGGAAAGAGGAAGTGGTGACCAGAGAGTACACCATCAACCTCCACAGACGCCTTCACAGCTGGTTAGCTTCCTCAAACCTTAGTGTCTTCTAGCTGCTTGATTGTTCAGTTTCATAGTGTTGTAATGAGATTGTGTCTCTTCCTTACAGATTATAGTAGGGCCCTTCTTAGACTTCTTGTAGGTTAATTAATTAGTGTTTTTTaagattatcttttttaaaaatgtaattgAACTAATAATGAAATGTTGTTTACATTTCATTTCaatatttacttcatattaagACATATACTTAACCAATTGGTTTGATTTTCTAAAACCTTACCGGGCCTGTCTTAGCTGTTTGATCGTTCAGTTTCACATAGGGAAATGTTGTTTACATTTCATTTCAAGATTTAGTTCATATTAAGACAGGAACTCTAACAACCGAAATTAAGATTAGGTCTTGCTTGCGTTATGAGATTTAAGGGCTTCTTCTAATGACTTTGTTTAACGTGTAACAGCACCTTTAAGAAGAAGGCACCAAAGGCCATCAAGGAGATCAGGAAGTTTGCAGAGAAAGCCATGGGGACCAAGGACGTTAGGGTAGACGTGAAGTTGAACAAGCAGATATGGAGCAGAGGTATCAGAGGTCCTCCAAGGAGGATTAGAGTCCGTGTTGCACGCAAGAGAAACGACGATGAAGACGCCAAGGAAGAGTTTTTCTCACTTGTCACTGTTGCTGAGATCCCTGCTGAAGGACTCAGTGGACTTGGCACTAAGGTCATCGATGAGGAGGATTGAGAAGGGACTAGTCTGTCACCTAGACAAGTTTTGTGGTTTTTTCCTTGAGTTTTCgatctttttatttaaagagTCTTCGTATTTTCTTTGTAGTTTCACTTTGCTTTGCCTGATGCAATTTATCAGATGGACTCGTTTTCTTCGTCAAGACCTTGATATGAATCTGTTTATGTTCTTTGTCTTCTGCGTTTTACTTGAATCTTGCTAATAATCAATGTGTATCTGAGTTGCTTGTCCAAGCAAATCTGACTAAGCAAAGCTTCGGTTTGAAATGAAGTTCGTATACGATTTCTTCGAGCATCTCTAACCCCAGtctatttttcattctaaaatagaatttaaagtaaaaaatgctggaacaaactcaaactctattaattatagagttactctattttagaatagaaaatagagtaagccattgAAGATGGTCTAAGAATCTAGTTTACATGTGAAATGAGTTTTATGTTATCCAACATAGTTAAATAGACATCAAAAATCCTTAACTCTAGTAAGAGTCCCATGTTAGCTTTATTACCTTTGGAACGATGACATCCATAGCTGCCACTGTCTTTCCATCATAGCATTAGCAAAGCATAATGATTTGCAGTGAAAATTATATATCCGTGAACTAAATTGTACAAATGGACGTAGGCCTAAAACTAATTAACGTATTCTTATGACTTCgcttttagtttttataaaaaaagaaacaaaatacgTCGACAGCAGGATTCGAACCTGCGCGGGCAAAGCCCAATTGATTTCGAGTCAAACTCCTTAACCACTCGGACATATCGACTTATGCTGATCATTTTCACCTTTACATTTTAAACATAAGATTAAAGCATCTTTGAAGCCCAGCCAATAGTTTCGGACTAGTAATGATTCCGTGCTAATGATAAAATAACCAAGTTACATAAATTTATGATGGTTATGGGCCTTACACCCAATAGCAACATTGAAGTATGGCTCCAGGCCCAATAAGCTTCGTTGTCACGATATAAATACATATCCATCATCCTGAAAACCCTAGCTCCGAGATTTCGCACTCGTTTCAGCTAATTGCAGCCGTCGGAAGAGAAAGCAGAGAAGCAAATCAACCATGGGTAATCCTCAGAGCTTATACATTTCTGTACTACTGCATATTAGTGAAAGTCAAATCGTTTGATCTGTGTGAGTGTTTGCTGATCTCAGGGAAAGTTCACGGATCTTTGGCACGTGCCGGTAAGGTGAGAGGACAGACACCAAAGGTAGCGAAGcaagacaagaagaagaaacccagAGGACGTGCCCACAAGCGTCTCCAGCACAACCGCCG comes from Brassica rapa cultivar Chiifu-401-42 chromosome A02, CAAS_Brap_v3.01, whole genome shotgun sequence and encodes:
- the LOC103851811 gene encoding 60S ribosomal protein L31-3, encoding MSEKKGRKEEVVTREYTINLHRRLHSCTFKKKAPKAIKEIRKFAEKAMGTKDVRVDVKLNKQIWSRGIRGPPRRIRVRVARKRNDDEDAKEEFFSLVTVAEIPAEGLSGLGTKVIDEED
- the LOC103851812 gene encoding 40S ribosomal protein S30 — encoded protein: MGKVHGSLARAGKVRGQTPKVAKQDKKKKPRGRAHKRLQHNRRFVTAVVGFGKKRGPNSSEK
- the LOC103851810 gene encoding inactive protein kinase SELMODRAFT_444075, translated to MKHKGCKERSVVVGKKVMVAVRASKETSKAALLWTLTHVVQPGDRIRLLVVVPSNYTSKNIWGFSRLTTNCALGHGRFLAGTNSDQKDDIHESVSQMMFQLQNVYDADKINVRIKIVFASPDGVIATEAKKSKSNWVVLDRGLKYEKKCCIDQLECNLVVIKKSQPKVIRLNLVKNADTEHLEAISRLTTKSILSRRSSRPGRKLREPFVTPASSPDQEGSDMGTSSISSSDAGASPFLASQVFEGLNPWVSDGNKSFFESDTDSNGENWSPISMASSSSSHPVKISNILSPSGDLTIPHTETPRKSRFASVLRLGSSKKEPDVRKPDTCLNKSVREVVSLSRKPAPGPPPLCSICQHKAPKFGNPLRWFTYGELETATKGFSKGSFLAEGGFGSVHRGTLPDGQIIAVKQYKIASTQGDKEFCSEVEVLSCAQHRNVVMLIGLCVEDGKRLLVYEYICYGSLHSHLYGLGKEPLGWSARQKIAVGAARGLRYLHEECRVGCIVHRDMRPNNILLTHDFEPLVGDFGLARWQPDGDKGVETRVIGTFGYLAPEYAQSGQITEKADVYSFGVVLVELITGRKAMDIKRPKGQQCLTEWARPLLQKQAMRELLDPRLMNCYSEQEVYCMALCAYLCIRRDPNSRPRMSQVLRMLEGDVVMSPI